In Solanum lycopersicum chromosome 5, SLM_r2.1, the following are encoded in one genomic region:
- the LOC138348750 gene encoding uncharacterized protein, with protein MAQAMTTQAQVATIQSQAMTAQANREVAPRVYQQVSTMASRLRDFTRINPPTFYGSKVDEDPHEFLDEVYKVLYSTGVSSSEKAMLALYKLKDVAETWAEKERAKQISRDAKRARSFDGGSSKNRLDIQDKPKFKKRGSSQVPTKFLNASGDRVSNPKFKKGKSSNSPKEKPTCGTCGKNHYGESLRGWIIALVVARVVTK; from the exons ATGGCTCAAGCCatgactactcaagcacaagtcGCGACGATTCAATCCCAAGCTATGACGGCCCAAGCCAATCGGGAGGTTGCACCTAGGGTTTATCAACAAGTTTCTACTATGGCTTCCCGACTTAGGGACTTCACTCGGATAAATCCTCCTACCTTCTATGGGTCCAAGGTAGATGAAGACCCCCATGAATTccttgatgaggtctacaagGTGCTATATTCTACGGGCGTGAGTTCAAGTGAGAAGGCCATGTTGGCCTTATATAAACTAAAGGATGTGGCTGAAACttg GGCCGAGAAGGAAAGAGCTAAGCAAATAAGTAGAGATGCAAAGAGGGCTAGGTCATTTGATGGAGGCTcctcaaagaataggcttgataTACAAGATAAGCCTAAATTTAAGAAGCGGGGTTCAAGTCAAGTCCCTACCAAATTCTTAAAtgctagtggtgatagggtgtctaaccctaaatttAAGAAGGGAAAAAGTTCTAATTCACCAAaggagaagccaacttgtggaacgTGTGGTAAAAATCACTATGGTGAGTCCTTAAGGGGATGgataattgctttagttgtggcaagagtggtgACAAAATGA